In the Clostridium gelidum genome, GAATTGGCATAGGATTATTCATAATTTGCAAGGCATCAACACCCTTGCGCCAATAAGAACTGAGTTAGTAATCTTTAGGATTAGATAGTAAACTAATTAATTAGTAACTTGAACAACGACTGGGTAGAAGTTAGAAAGGCAAGTAGGGGAATACTCTTGATAAGAAGTACCACCCATATAGACAACAACGAGAAGACAAATAGCCCTACGCCAAATTCTTAATTATAGATATCAAGAGTTAGAAGCAATTGTACACTGTTTTTACAATTTTCAACTATTAGTATTTTGTAGTTAATTTAGATAATGGAAATTAACTTAAAACTAACTACAAAATTAATTATACGAGGAGAAGAGATATGAGCGAATATGTAGAAAAAATATCTAATGAAGATTTAATAAAATATTGGAAAACTTTTTTTGACGGAGAAATAACAATAGAAGAAATCAATAAAATATTGGAAACAATATCAAATACAAATTTTGAAAGAATTATAGACGAAAATAGGACTATTGATACTAAGATAGTAGATTCATTTGAATGGAATGAAATAAAAAATGAAAAAGAGCTTAAAAAAATATTTAAAAACATAAAAGATAAAAACTTTTGGGTATATTTCTTTGAACCTATTTTAAAAAAATATGTAGATGAGTTTATAGATATAGTTAAGATAAGCAATATAGTTTATGATGTAGAATCATTTTTATCACAATCTATATCAGCCTTATTAGGTCAACTACATATAGTAGCATATCAAACTATAATAGCAGAAATTTATTATGCAAAAAAATCTAACTTATTAAAAGGAAATACAAAAGAAGAGAGAGGGAAATATTTTTCAGATGTATTATTAAAAGATAATAATTACAGGAAGGAAATATATTTAAATTATTCAGAACTTGCAAGAATATTGGATATAAAAGCAAAATATTGTATAGAATTTATTATCAAAATTTTGAATGATACAAATAAAGAAATTTCTAATATTGAAGCTTATTTAAATGATAATAAAAAATTAGGGAAAATCAAAGAAATGCACATGGGTGAAGGAGATACGCATAATAATGGAAAGACGGTAGTCAAACTTGTTTTTGATACTAATATAACTATTATGTATAAACCGCATAATTTGGACATAGATAAAAAATACAATGAGTTCATACAATGGATAAATGATTTAAAAATAGTAAATGATTCAAGAGAAAATCTTTTAGCTGCTAAAGTATATACTACTAAGGATTCAGGATGGACAGAGTTTATTGAATATATGGAATGTGAGAAGGAAGAAGAGTTACAATGTTTTTATTATAGAGTAGGTAAACTATTATGTTTATTACATACATTAAATGGAAATGATATGCATTATGAGAATCTTATAGCACATAAAGATATGCCAGTATTAATAGATTTAGAAACTCTTCTGCATCCAGATTTATATAGTAATTATTCTACACAGTCAGCTATGGAAGTAGCTATAAAGGAAGTCAGAGAGTCTGTTACTAGCACTCATTTGTTACCATCAAAAATCATAAACACAAAAAATGATAAAATTTTGGACATAGGTGGCTTAGGAGCTAGTGAAGAACAAGAGGCTCCGTTCATAGGTAAGTTCATTGAAAATTATGGAACTGATGAAGTAAAGATTGCTAAGGCGTATGGTAAAATACTACCCAAAAAGAATAATCCAACATATGAGGAAAAAAAAGTAGATGCTAAAAAATATAGAGAAGAAATTATATGTGGCTTTAAAAATATGTACACATGGATACTAGAAAATAAAGATATGTATGAAAATAAGGTGCAATCGCTTTTTGAAAATTGTGAAATTAGAGCACTATATAGAGCAACAAATGTGTATGCACAACTTTTAATGAGTAGTTTTCATCCAGACTTATTAACAAATTATGCCGATAGATATGTCTTTTTGCATAGGATTGCAATAGATTATAAAGAGAAAAATCATAAGATAATAAACTTAGAAATAAAGGATATCATGCAAGGGGACATTCCATGCTTTACAGCACATGTGAATGGAAAGCAAATACATAATATGCATTTAAAAAATATAGATGCAATATTTAAGAAAAGTACTATAGAGAAAATAAGAGAGAAAATAGAAAGTATGAGTGAAGTAAGGATGTATAGACAAATAGCAGCTATAAATACATCTTTCATGACAAAAGGTGATGCAGGGCATTTAAAAACAGCTGTAAAGTTTAAAAATGATGCTAAAAGAAAATATGACGAAGATTACCTAGTAAAAACAGCGATGAAAATAGCAGACTATATGTTACAACGCAGTATAATAGGTGAAAAATTAGGCATTGTAAGTAGAATGTGGTTAGGTGCAGAAGATTTAGGCTTGGGATTTAACATATTTACCCATGTGGGGGGAGATATATATACTGGCTTATCAGGAATAGCAATGTTCTACAATTACTTATGGAAAGAATCAAAAAATTCTAAATATAAAGAAGTGGTTAAAGAAATCATTGAATCTATACTAGAGACATTACCTAAAGATGCAAATTTTAAATATTTAGATAAAATAAAAAATGGTGCATTTAATGGATTAGGAGGAATAGCTTACGTATTATTTTATATAGATGAGTCTAATGATTCCAATATATATACAAATGATATTTTGAATATTTTAGATATTTTAGATTACAACATAAAAAATTTTGGAACTGAAGATATTATAAATGGAGTGGGAAATTTAGGAATAGTAATTTCTATATATGAAAAAACAAAGAATAAATCTATAAAAAGTAAAGCGATAACTATATGTGAGAAAATATATAAAAAATTAAATGAAACAAAAATTAAAATAAAAGATAAGCCAGGGATTTCATGGAATGAAAAAGGCTACGTAGGATATTCACACGGAAATGCAGGAATAATTGCTCAATTGTATAGATGGTACAGTATCACAAATGATGATAGTGTGCTAAAAATAATAGAAGAAGCTTTATTATATGAAAGATCAATGTATTCTGATAAAGATAAAGATTGGTATAGATCTGTAGATGAACAGTATTTTACATGTGGATGGTGCCATGGTAGTTCAGGTATTTTGTTAAGTAAGGTACAGCTGAAAAAATTAGGATATGAAAATGAAAAAATAAATAATGAAATAATGAGAGCTATAGATAGAACAATAGAATCGGGTCTAAATAAAGATATTTCTTTATGCCATGGAGATATGGGAAATATGGTCATATTAAAAGAGGCTGCTATTGTTTTAAATGATAATAGACTATATAGTCAAGCTGTTTCTACTATAGAAGAAATATTAGACTTTATTGTAGAATTAATGAATACAGAATCATTTAAAGGAAATGAATATAATGGGTTTATGATAGGATTATCTGGTATAGCTTATGAAATACTGAGGATAGGAAAAGAAAGCAAAATACCTAATGTATTAGGTTTAGAGTAGGAGGAGAATTATGGGGAACGAAGAATTTTTAAAAATAGATAATGTTACTAAGGTATATGGTAAACATAATGTGTTAAGTAATGTAACATTCTCAATAAATGAAGGCGAAGTAATAGGATTGGTAGGACCAAATGGCGCAGGTAAAACTACTATAATGAAAATAATTGTCGGCCTTATTAGAGATTATAGTGGAAATGTATATTTACAAGGAAGAAATATAAGAGATAAGACTAAAGAAAATAGAAAGAACTTTGGATGCGTAATAGAAGCACCAGGATTTTATCCTGGACTAACAGGTTATGAAAACTTAAAATACTTTGCTAAAATTTCAGGATGTGAAGATGAAAAGGAAATAGATGATATAATTAAAGTTTTAAAAATAGAAGACTTTATGCATAAGAAAGTGGGGAAGTATTCATTAGGGATGAAGCAAAGAATAGGAATAGCACAGGCTGTATTAGGAAAACCTGATGTACTTGTGCTAGATGAGCCAACAAATGGATTAGATCCAAATGTAGTATTAGAAATAAGAAAATTTATAAAATATGTGGCACAAGAAAAAAAGATAGCTGTAATAATATCCAGCCATATACTAAGCGAAATAGAATCTATGTGTGAAAAAGTGATTTTTATTAAAGAGGGTCAAATAGTAGATATAGTTTCTTTAGAACAAGAAAAAACTGTACAAAATACTATATTTGTTTTTAAAACAAAAACTCCAGATAGGTTAATAGAGTTTTTAAAACGAAACGAAATAACGGCCCAAAAGGATGAAGCGTGTAACGTGGTGGCTAATTTAGAGAAATACTCAATTAAAGGAATATTTAAAATGCTAGAAGATTCAGATATATCTGTAGAAGAAGTGTATAAACAAAAACAAAGCTTAGAAAAAAGATTTATGCAGACTATGGAGGAAAATGAAGTTGAGTAATAAAATTTTTAAGTTAGCATTTGAGGATTTACGTATTACAATAAAGTCGATATACGTAAAAGCATTCTTTTTTCTAGCAATTGTATTTTCAGTTATGTTATTTAATGTTAAGCCTAATGAAACACCGAGATATTATGTTGAATCTAATGATATGGTTTTAATAGTTCTTATAATTATAGCTGGAGCATTTGTATTGGGGCGTGATTTTACACATAATGCCTATACTTATGTTTTTACTGGAGTATATTCTAAGGCTGAAATAATATTGAGTAAGGTACTGACTATGATACAATTCGGTATAGTAATCTGGATATTTCAGCTGCTACTTACTATGGTTTTTTCTATAATTTTTATAGTGACCAATAGAAAAGTTGAATTGGGAAGCATATTAAATTTTGAGTTATTAAATATGCTAGTATTTTATGTAATATTATCTGCTTTAATAGGTAGCTTTTTAATATTAGTAACATCTATATCATTTAATGTAGTGACACCTACTTTCTGGGGTATATCTATATTTATGATATTAAAA is a window encoding:
- a CDS encoding type 2 lanthipeptide synthetase LanM family protein, with the protein product MSEYVEKISNEDLIKYWKTFFDGEITIEEINKILETISNTNFERIIDENRTIDTKIVDSFEWNEIKNEKELKKIFKNIKDKNFWVYFFEPILKKYVDEFIDIVKISNIVYDVESFLSQSISALLGQLHIVAYQTIIAEIYYAKKSNLLKGNTKEERGKYFSDVLLKDNNYRKEIYLNYSELARILDIKAKYCIEFIIKILNDTNKEISNIEAYLNDNKKLGKIKEMHMGEGDTHNNGKTVVKLVFDTNITIMYKPHNLDIDKKYNEFIQWINDLKIVNDSRENLLAAKVYTTKDSGWTEFIEYMECEKEEELQCFYYRVGKLLCLLHTLNGNDMHYENLIAHKDMPVLIDLETLLHPDLYSNYSTQSAMEVAIKEVRESVTSTHLLPSKIINTKNDKILDIGGLGASEEQEAPFIGKFIENYGTDEVKIAKAYGKILPKKNNPTYEEKKVDAKKYREEIICGFKNMYTWILENKDMYENKVQSLFENCEIRALYRATNVYAQLLMSSFHPDLLTNYADRYVFLHRIAIDYKEKNHKIINLEIKDIMQGDIPCFTAHVNGKQIHNMHLKNIDAIFKKSTIEKIREKIESMSEVRMYRQIAAINTSFMTKGDAGHLKTAVKFKNDAKRKYDEDYLVKTAMKIADYMLQRSIIGEKLGIVSRMWLGAEDLGLGFNIFTHVGGDIYTGLSGIAMFYNYLWKESKNSKYKEVVKEIIESILETLPKDANFKYLDKIKNGAFNGLGGIAYVLFYIDESNDSNIYTNDILNILDILDYNIKNFGTEDIINGVGNLGIVISIYEKTKNKSIKSKAITICEKIYKKLNETKIKIKDKPGISWNEKGYVGYSHGNAGIIAQLYRWYSITNDDSVLKIIEEALLYERSMYSDKDKDWYRSVDEQYFTCGWCHGSSGILLSKVQLKKLGYENEKINNEIMRAIDRTIESGLNKDISLCHGDMGNMVILKEAAIVLNDNRLYSQAVSTIEEILDFIVELMNTESFKGNEYNGFMIGLSGIAYEILRIGKESKIPNVLGLE
- a CDS encoding ABC transporter ATP-binding protein translates to MGNEEFLKIDNVTKVYGKHNVLSNVTFSINEGEVIGLVGPNGAGKTTIMKIIVGLIRDYSGNVYLQGRNIRDKTKENRKNFGCVIEAPGFYPGLTGYENLKYFAKISGCEDEKEIDDIIKVLKIEDFMHKKVGKYSLGMKQRIGIAQAVLGKPDVLVLDEPTNGLDPNVVLEIRKFIKYVAQEKKIAVIISSHILSEIESMCEKVIFIKEGQIVDIVSLEQEKTVQNTIFVFKTKTPDRLIEFLKRNEITAQKDEACNVVANLEKYSIKGIFKMLEDSDISVEEVYKQKQSLEKRFMQTMEENEVE